A stretch of the Neofelis nebulosa isolate mNeoNeb1 chromosome 1, mNeoNeb1.pri, whole genome shotgun sequence genome encodes the following:
- the LOC131517766 gene encoding uncharacterized protein LOC131517766, with translation MGCWTQMTMSAGEVSFIRNGPGMAITVMTVSILEAKAQIPGQDPDVPQELAPDISVVPAAASQPKLAEDTTHPGAQQLEESVTLHAASLPVQVLVAALIHCQELEEPPAPLVDPEPEKLPSPAVGVMEGLEQPPAAASQPKLAEDTTHPGAQQLEEAVTLPTASPQVRVVVPVLIHCQELEEPHVPLEDPEVEQPSAPAVGVAEGLDQPPAAALQRKLAKDTTHPRAQHIEELSLPAANPPVQVVVPALIHCQELEETPAPLVDLQPERPPAPAGGGMEGLEQPPAAAEQPALAPEQRLMLAAAPKDEFPSAVIAVFVIFVVCIEIFNGLMYFLCK, from the coding sequence ATGGGTTGTTGGACTCAGATGACAATGTCTGCGGGAGAGGTTTCCTTTATTAGGAATGGCCCTGGAATGGCAATCACAGTGATGACAGTTTCAATTCTTGAAGCTAAGGCACAAATTCCAGGGCAAGATCCAGACGTCCCTCAGGAGCTAGCACCTGATATCTCTGTGGTGCCCGCTGCAGCTTCGCAGCCCAAGTTGGCTGAAGACACCACTCACCCTGGAGCTCAGCAATTAGAAGAATCAGTGACCCTCCATGCAGCATCCCTGCCAGTGCAGGTGTTAGTCGCAGCACTAATTCACTGTCAGGAGCTGGAAGAGCCACCTGCCCCCTTGGTGGACCCAGAACCTGAGAAGCTTCCATCCCCAGCTGTTGGGGTCATGGAAGGGCTGGAGCAACCACCTGCTGCAGCTTCGCAGCCCAAGCTGGCTGAAGACACCACTCATCCTGGAGCTCAGCAATTAGAAGAAGCAGTGACCCTCCCTACAGCTTCACCACAAGTGCGGGTGGTAGTCCCAGTTTTGATTCACTGTCAGGAGCTGGAAGAGCCACATGTCCCTTTGGAGGACCCAGAAGTTGAGCAGCCTTCAGCCCCAGCTGTCGGGGTCGCGGAAGGGCTGGATCAACCACCTGCTGCAGCTTTGCAGCGCAAACTGGCTAAGGACACCACTCATCCTAGAGCTCAGCACATAGAAGAGTTGAGCCTCCCTGCAGCAAACCCACCAGTGCAGGTTGTAGTCCCAGCTCTGATTCACTGTCAGGAGCTGGAAGAGACACCTGCCCCGTTGGTGGACCTACAGCCTGAGCGGCCTCCAGCCCCAGCTGGCGGGGGCATGGAAGGGCTGGAGCAACCACCTGCTGCAGCTGAGCAACCAGCCTTAGCTCCCGAGCAGCGGCTCATGTTGGCTGCAGCCCCAAAGGATGAATTCCCTTCCGCTGTCATTGCAGTCTTCGTAATTTTTGTGGTTTGTATAGAGATATTTAACGGccttatgtattttctttgtaaataa